In Hallerella succinigenes, the following are encoded in one genomic region:
- a CDS encoding DUF2442 domain-containing protein, producing the protein MSESTEKDVKRLWVEKGAICVELNDGRIGRELIRDYEPLRKATRKQLENFRIDCDGVWFDDLDEGLELSGFFSGEKFSRP; encoded by the coding sequence ATGAGCGAAAGTACGGAAAAAGATGTAAAAAGGCTTTGGGTCGAAAAGGGTGCTATTTGTGTTGAACTGAATGACGGCCGAATCGGGCGTGAACTCATCCGAGATTACGAACCGCTGCGGAAGGCTACGCGAAAACAGTTGGAGAACTTCCGCATTGATTGCGATGGCGTGTGGTTTGACGATCTGGACGAGGGCCTGGAACTTTCGGGATTCTTTTCGGGTGAAAAATTTAGCCGTCCGTGA
- the ilvC gene encoding ketol-acid reductoisomerase, translating into MNYFNSIPMRRQLEEIGHCRFMEHSEFSRGVEALKGKKIVFVGCGAQGLHQGLDLRDSGLDVSYTLRKEAIEQKRQSWKNATENGFKVGTYEEMIPDADLVCNLTPDKQHHNVIPAIMKLMKKGAALSYSHGFNIVEEGQEIRKDITVIMVAPKGPGSEVRSEYVRGFGMPCLIAVHPENDPEGKGWDYAKAYAAGLHADRPGVLESSFVAEVKSDLMGEQTILCGMLQTGTILCYDKMVKEFGVEPAYAVKLLQYGWETISEALKHGGITNMMDRLSNPAKIRATELAEKMKKIMKPLYQEHQDNIISGKFSSTMMVDWEAGDKDLLKWRGETGELEFEKVEATDKAISEQEYFDRGVLMVAMIKAGVELAFETMCSVGIKPMSAYYESLHETPLIANLIARKKLYEMNRVISDTAEYGCYLFANKCVPLLADFMKNEVKKDDIGAIYGEGKTTAVDNEELIKVNKNIRNHPVEEVGAWLRDRMSGMTRVV; encoded by the coding sequence ATGAATTATTTCAATTCTATCCCTATGCGTCGCCAACTCGAAGAAATTGGCCACTGCCGTTTCATGGAACATTCTGAATTCAGCCGTGGTGTTGAAGCCCTCAAGGGCAAGAAGATTGTGTTCGTCGGTTGCGGTGCCCAGGGTCTCCATCAGGGTCTTGACCTGCGCGATAGCGGCCTCGACGTCTCTTACACGCTCCGCAAGGAAGCTATTGAACAGAAGCGCCAGTCCTGGAAGAACGCTACCGAAAACGGCTTCAAGGTCGGTACCTACGAAGAAATGATTCCGGATGCAGACCTCGTTTGCAACCTCACACCGGACAAGCAGCACCACAACGTGATCCCGGCCATCATGAAGCTCATGAAGAAGGGCGCCGCCCTTTCTTACAGCCACGGCTTCAACATTGTTGAAGAAGGCCAGGAAATCCGCAAGGACATCACGGTGATCATGGTCGCCCCGAAGGGACCGGGTTCCGAAGTCCGTAGCGAATACGTTCGCGGTTTCGGTATGCCCTGCCTTATCGCTGTGCACCCGGAAAACGACCCCGAAGGCAAGGGCTGGGACTACGCCAAGGCTTACGCCGCTGGCCTCCATGCCGACCGTCCGGGCGTTCTCGAAAGCTCTTTCGTTGCCGAAGTGAAGTCCGACCTCATGGGCGAACAGACCATCCTTTGCGGTATGCTCCAGACCGGCACCATCCTTTGCTACGACAAGATGGTGAAGGAATTCGGCGTTGAACCGGCTTACGCGGTCAAGCTGCTCCAGTACGGCTGGGAAACCATTTCCGAAGCCCTGAAGCACGGCGGCATCACCAACATGATGGATCGTCTCTCCAACCCGGCCAAGATTCGCGCAACGGAACTCGCCGAAAAGATGAAGAAGATCATGAAGCCGCTCTACCAGGAGCACCAGGACAACATCATCTCTGGCAAGTTCTCCAGCACCATGATGGTCGACTGGGAAGCCGGCGACAAGGACCTTCTCAAGTGGCGTGGCGAAACCGGCGAACTCGAATTCGAAAAGGTCGAAGCTACCGACAAGGCTATCTCCGAACAGGAATACTTTGATCGTGGCGTCCTCATGGTCGCTATGATTAAGGCTGGCGTGGAACTCGCATTCGAAACCATGTGCTCCGTGGGCATCAAGCCGATGAGCGCTTACTACGAATCCCTCCACGAGACTCCGCTTATCGCGAACCTCATCGCTCGTAAGAAGTTGTACGAAATGAACCGCGTGATTAGCGACACCGCCGAATACGGTTGCTACCTGTTCGCCAACAAGTGCGTGCCTCTGCTCGCTGACTTCATGAAGAACGAAGTGAAGAAGGACGACATCGGCGCTATCTACGGCGAAGGCAAGACCACCGCTGTGGATAACGAAGAACTGATCAAGGTGAACAAGAACATCCGCAACCACCCTGTTGAAGAAGTCGGTGCTTGGCTGCGTGACCGCATGAGCGGCATGACCCGCGTTGTGTAA
- a CDS encoding DUF3990 domain-containing protein, giving the protein MPKLILYHGTSEKQFTPTFGLGNDRHDYGRGFYLTADFELAKEWAVCKPTEVNGWVHKYELDTGGLKILDFQEKNVLCWLAELMKNRDADDSRRYRVLSAKFIEKYGVDSSNYDIIKGWRANASYFYIAKEFVRDNVDVDILEELLSLGGLGIQYCIKTELAYSKLCELHDGLYSVDYREFNEKYNTRDSLARKKMRELVDSDENKVSKVFSTLL; this is encoded by the coding sequence ATGCCCAAACTTATTCTATATCACGGAACGTCTGAAAAACAGTTCACGCCGACCTTCGGTCTTGGCAATGACAGACACGACTATGGTCGCGGTTTTTACCTGACTGCGGATTTTGAATTGGCAAAGGAATGGGCGGTTTGCAAGCCTACAGAAGTTAACGGTTGGGTTCACAAGTACGAACTCGATACGGGCGGTCTGAAAATTTTGGATTTCCAGGAAAAAAATGTCTTGTGTTGGCTTGCGGAACTTATGAAAAACAGGGATGCCGATGACTCCAGAAGGTATCGCGTGTTGTCTGCAAAGTTTATTGAGAAGTATGGCGTCGATTCGTCAAATTACGATATCATAAAAGGGTGGCGGGCAAACGCATCGTATTTTTACATTGCGAAGGAATTTGTTCGTGACAATGTCGATGTCGACATTCTGGAAGAATTGTTGTCTTTGGGCGGACTCGGTATCCAGTATTGCATCAAGACAGAACTGGCGTATTCCAAATTGTGCGAATTACACGATGGCTTATATTCTGTCGATTACCGAGAGTTTAATGAAAAGTACAACACCCGAGATTCCTTGGCTCGAAAAAAAATGAGGGAACTCGTTGATTCTGACGAGAATAAAGTTTCCAAGGTTTTTAGCACCTTGCTTTAG
- the hisC gene encoding histidinol-phosphate transaminase, which yields MIETRPELENLSDYVPGKSIEEICEQYGLKNAVKLASNENPLGPSKKACEAYTNIVNTLHLYPRGNAPHLISALANKFHVNSDQIVIGNGSDEIIDMVGKAYFRPGDEIIGIRPTFSVYKATALLFGAKFISVEETENRPNLDAYIQAITPKTRAIFICNPNNPTGYYYTESEILEFLSKVPQNILVFIDEAYSEFATAKDYPKLLSQLEKFPNLMLNRTFSKIYGLAGVRVGYAFSSSEVIKALWKVKPPFDVNLAAQAAAEAALSDDDHIQKTLDMNNAGNAQLTEAFTNLGYKVLPTQANFICVHIGEKCSEFVKFLEQNGMIIRYLKSFGMPEWVRITIGQPKENQLLIDLATKWTNA from the coding sequence ATGATCGAAACACGTCCTGAACTCGAAAATCTTTCCGATTACGTTCCTGGAAAGTCCATTGAAGAAATTTGTGAACAGTATGGTTTAAAGAACGCTGTAAAGCTCGCTTCGAACGAGAATCCATTGGGCCCGTCGAAAAAGGCTTGCGAAGCGTACACGAACATCGTGAATACGCTGCACCTTTATCCGCGTGGAAACGCTCCGCATCTGATTTCCGCTTTGGCAAACAAGTTCCACGTGAATTCGGATCAGATTGTGATCGGCAACGGTTCGGACGAAATCATCGACATGGTCGGTAAGGCTTATTTCCGCCCGGGTGACGAAATTATCGGCATTCGCCCGACCTTCTCTGTGTACAAGGCGACCGCCCTTCTCTTCGGCGCCAAGTTCATTTCGGTTGAAGAAACAGAAAACCGACCGAATCTCGACGCGTATATTCAAGCGATTACGCCGAAGACTCGCGCCATTTTTATTTGCAACCCGAACAATCCGACCGGTTATTATTACACGGAATCGGAAATCCTCGAATTCCTCTCCAAGGTTCCGCAGAACATTCTCGTGTTCATCGATGAAGCTTATTCCGAATTTGCGACTGCAAAGGATTATCCGAAGCTCCTGTCGCAGCTAGAAAAATTCCCGAACCTGATGCTGAACCGCACCTTCAGCAAGATCTACGGTCTTGCAGGTGTCCGCGTCGGTTATGCGTTCTCGAGCAGCGAAGTGATCAAGGCTCTTTGGAAGGTGAAGCCGCCGTTCGATGTGAACCTCGCCGCTCAGGCCGCTGCAGAAGCCGCTCTTTCCGACGACGATCATATTCAAAAGACGCTCGATATGAACAATGCGGGCAACGCGCAGCTCACGGAAGCCTTTACGAATCTTGGCTACAAGGTTCTTCCGACGCAGGCGAACTTCATCTGCGTTCACATTGGCGAAAAGTGCTCAGAATTTGTGAAGTTCTTAGAACAGAACGGCATGATCATCCGTTACCTCAAGAGCTTCG
- a CDS encoding fibrobacter succinogenes major paralogous domain-containing protein — protein sequence MKKFLDLSSWRTALGNLLPSAHGHQGGSRKAAIGSMLIMAFAVVGCDDSSSASAGPNDEPGVESSSSSSGKVTEPAEVTSSSSEKAKSSSSDTQSEVKQSSSSEKTGKSSSSTDDASSSSVKLRSSSSVGTPESSSSEISSSSAGKIESSSSSVALATPCKTETEDNCEYGTVLDDRDGQTYKTVKIGDQWWMAENLNYKTDNSFCYKDSAEYCEKYGRLYTWAAAMDSAGTWSTNGKGCGYGKRCSPTYPVRGVCPEGWHLPTQTEWNTLFTAIGGQSTAGQMLKAASSWLAFSSSTNENAFGFSALSAGNKYYYGSYGNKGYDANFWGSTEFGSHAHYMYLRFNNDNAHLEDYAKYYCFSVRCVKD from the coding sequence ATGAAGAAGTTTCTTGATCTGTCATCCTGGCGGACAGCACTTGGCAACTTGTTGCCTAGTGCGCATGGCCACCAAGGTGGGAGCCGCAAGGCGGCGATAGGATCCATGCTTATTATGGCGTTTGCTGTTGTCGGGTGCGACGACAGTTCGTCGGCGTCTGCCGGGCCGAATGATGAACCGGGTGTTGAATCATCTTCTTCGAGCAGTGGCAAGGTCACTGAGCCAGCCGAAGTGACTTCGTCGAGTAGTGAAAAGGCGAAGTCCTCGTCAAGCGACACACAGAGCGAAGTGAAACAATCTAGTAGCAGCGAAAAGACAGGAAAGTCTAGCAGTAGTACGGATGATGCTTCGTCGAGTTCGGTAAAGTTGAGATCTTCGTCTTCTGTCGGGACTCCTGAGTCTAGTAGTAGTGAGATTAGTAGCAGTTCTGCGGGCAAGATTGAGTCTTCGTCGAGTTCTGTTGCGTTGGCTACTCCCTGCAAAACAGAAACCGAAGACAACTGTGAATATGGGACTGTGCTTGATGACCGCGATGGTCAAACCTACAAGACTGTAAAAATCGGCGACCAATGGTGGATGGCGGAGAACCTCAACTACAAGACGGATAACAGTTTCTGCTACAAAGATTCTGCCGAGTATTGCGAAAAATATGGTCGCCTTTACACGTGGGCTGCTGCCATGGACAGCGCGGGCACTTGGAGCACGAACGGCAAGGGCTGCGGCTATGGCAAGAGATGCTCGCCGACCTACCCAGTTCGAGGAGTTTGTCCCGAAGGCTGGCATTTGCCGACTCAAACGGAATGGAACACCCTGTTCACGGCGATTGGCGGCCAATCAACTGCGGGTCAGATGCTCAAGGCGGCATCAAGCTGGCTAGCGTTTAGTAGCAGCACCAACGAGAACGCCTTCGGCTTCTCGGCGTTGTCTGCTGGCAACAAGTACTACTATGGCAGTTACGGCAACAAGGGCTACGACGCGAACTTCTGGGGTTCTACGGAGTTCGGTAGCCACGCGCACTACATGTACTTGCGCTTCAACAACGACAATGCGCACTTGGAGGACTACGCCAAGTACTACTGTTTTTCAGTCCGTTGTGTAAAGGACTAG
- a CDS encoding PIN domain-containing protein: MIFAVLDTNVLISAALAHNKYSIPYSVFRGVVERRFVPLVDDNIVREYWEVFSRPKFSFMQETINDIVGNTIKFAINQPVPPSGIELPDSDDVVFYDVARAHQDKGAYLVTGNLKHFPNCGFAVSPRDFMNIITPNKGNHMVNDNSAVYDPTGLLAALHEAQRQAHENGVDNLTEEEIEAEIKAARAERKKRLGTNG; the protein is encoded by the coding sequence ATGATTTTTGCTGTGCTCGATACGAATGTTTTAATTTCTGCAGCTCTTGCGCATAATAAGTATTCTATTCCTTATTCTGTTTTTAGGGGTGTTGTTGAAAGGCGCTTTGTCCCTCTTGTTGATGATAATATAGTTCGTGAGTATTGGGAGGTGTTTTCTCGTCCAAAATTTTCATTTATGCAGGAAACCATAAATGATATTGTCGGAAATACTATAAAATTTGCGATAAATCAGCCGGTTCCACCATCTGGTATAGAACTCCCTGATAGCGATGATGTTGTCTTTTATGATGTGGCTAGGGCTCATCAAGATAAAGGTGCTTATCTTGTGACAGGAAATTTGAAACACTTTCCAAATTGTGGGTTTGCTGTTTCTCCCCGTGATTTTATGAATATCATTACACCGAACAAAGGAAACCACATGGTTAACGATAATTCTGCTGTTTATGACCCTACGGGGCTTTTGGCTGCTTTGCACGAAGCTCAGCGTCAGGCTCATGAAAATGGGGTGGACAATCTGACCGAAGAAGAAATTGAAGCGGAAATTAAGGCTGCTCGCGCGGAGAGGAAGAAACGGCTTGGAACGAACGGATGA
- the ispE gene encoding 4-(cytidine 5'-diphospho)-2-C-methyl-D-erythritol kinase encodes MLQEFAPAKINLFLDILSKRPDGYHNLGTLFQTINAGDTLSGELDLSGKISLRYNWPQEYPVESDLVYKAALLLQKAYDVKQGVSFYLEKKMPLGAGLGGGSADAAAALRLLNRLWNLNASAEDLEKLGAKLGADVPFLVQGGSAKAEGIGEVLTHMEPLKLPEGSALLVATPQCAVPTKAAYAGCVPSGDARWEAYKNSDPNDFKGGAYNKFEDSVLPQFPLIAQMKQDFVDYGADFALMSGSGASVFGVFPSKALAEEAVKKLGKTARYATVTDFFTGF; translated from the coding sequence ATGCTTCAAGAATTTGCCCCAGCAAAAATCAACCTTTTCCTTGATATTCTTTCTAAACGCCCGGACGGCTACCACAACTTGGGAACGCTTTTCCAGACGATTAACGCGGGCGATACGCTTTCGGGTGAACTCGATTTGTCGGGAAAGATTTCTCTCCGTTATAATTGGCCACAGGAATATCCCGTGGAATCGGACCTTGTCTACAAAGCCGCCCTTTTGCTTCAAAAGGCTTATGACGTCAAACAGGGTGTAAGTTTTTACTTGGAAAAGAAGATGCCTCTTGGCGCTGGACTTGGCGGTGGAAGCGCAGATGCTGCCGCGGCTCTTCGTTTGCTGAACAGGCTCTGGAATTTGAACGCCTCTGCAGAAGATTTGGAGAAACTCGGTGCGAAGCTCGGCGCAGACGTCCCTTTCCTCGTTCAGGGAGGATCTGCCAAGGCGGAAGGTATCGGCGAAGTTCTAACCCACATGGAACCGTTGAAACTTCCCGAAGGGTCCGCACTTTTGGTGGCGACTCCGCAGTGCGCCGTTCCGACGAAGGCCGCTTATGCAGGTTGTGTCCCTTCGGGTGATGCCCGTTGGGAAGCTTACAAAAATTCCGACCCGAACGATTTTAAAGGTGGAGCCTATAACAAGTTTGAAGATTCGGTGTTGCCTCAATTCCCGCTGATTGCGCAGATGAAGCAGGATTTTGTGGATTACGGGGCGGATTTCGCTTTGATGTCGGGCTCCGGAGCTTCGGTGTTTGGCGTGTTCCCGTCCAAGGCGCTCGCGGAAGAAGCGGTGAAAAAGCTAGGAAAAACGGCTCGTTATGCGACGGTGACGGACTTCTTTACAGGTTTTTGA
- a CDS encoding 50S ribosomal protein L25: MQLTTLKATSRVSGSSRATARLRKAGQIPGVYYGKGQEAVSITVDARDIAKVLAPGKRYTLLDLEIDGKAGNPAVIYSYQKDSISGTIDHIDFLKIEENAPLTVRVPVILNGLPVGVKNEGGLFSQITRYVKLSALPEKIPTNVSLDISNCHAGTTFYAKMLPLEGVELASPARTVIFTITTKNRAAKIEAAEEAVVAAAAPAAADAAPAAK, from the coding sequence ATGCAGCTTACAACGCTCAAAGCAACCTCGAGAGTATCGGGCTCTTCTCGCGCAACGGCACGCCTTCGCAAGGCTGGCCAGATTCCGGGGGTCTATTATGGTAAGGGTCAGGAAGCAGTAAGTATTACCGTTGATGCCCGTGACATCGCGAAAGTTCTCGCTCCGGGCAAGCGTTATACCCTTCTTGATCTTGAAATTGATGGCAAGGCTGGCAATCCGGCCGTCATCTACAGCTATCAGAAGGACTCCATTTCTGGTACGATCGATCACATCGACTTCCTCAAGATTGAAGAAAATGCTCCGCTTACCGTTCGCGTTCCGGTGATCCTCAACGGTCTTCCGGTTGGCGTGAAGAACGAAGGCGGCCTCTTCTCTCAGATTACGCGTTATGTAAAGCTCAGCGCTCTTCCGGAAAAGATTCCGACGAACGTGTCACTCGACATTTCCAACTGCCACGCAGGTACCACTTTCTACGCGAAGATGCTCCCGCTCGAAGGCGTTGAACTGGCTTCTCCGGCTCGTACGGTTATCTTCACGATTACGACGAAGAACCGTGCCGCTAAGATCGAAGCTGCTGAAGAAGCGGTTGTCGCTGCTGCCGCTCCGGCTGCTGCTGACGCTGCTCCGGCCGCTAAGTAA
- a CDS encoding type II toxin-antitoxin system antitoxin, RelB/DinJ family, translating to MKKQVSDLFESLGMDIPTAVRIFFKRALVENGIPFEVKGMPSPTKQDGINLLNALHAAQEQAYKNGVANLSEDEIEAEIKAARMERKKK from the coding sequence TTGAAAAAGCAGGTTTCCGACCTGTTTGAAAGCCTTGGGATGGATATACCCACGGCTGTGCGCATCTTTTTCAAGCGTGCTCTTGTCGAAAACGGAATTCCGTTTGAGGTGAAGGGGATGCCCTCACCTACAAAACAGGATGGCATTAATTTATTGAATGCGTTACATGCGGCTCAGGAACAGGCGTATAAAAATGGCGTTGCGAATTTGAGCGAAGATGAAATTGAAGCCGAAATCAAGGCTGCCCGTATGGAGAGGAAGAAAAAATGA
- a CDS encoding 3-isopropylmalate dehydratase small subunit has translation MLTVIDTVKGSGIPLRGNDIDTDRIIPARFLKCVTFDGLGENAFADDIAGLEAQGKVHPFRDPKYAKGTVLVSNRNFGCGSSREHAPQALKRWGVRAIIAESYSEIFFGNCVAIGVPCFRVSHDVADKILTWIEEHPSEELVTSTQDRTLTMGGEVIPLELADGPRGQFLDGSWHARAVLMSHADDVEKLAGKLPYMKFLAR, from the coding sequence ATGTTGACTGTGATTGATACTGTGAAGGGTTCCGGCATTCCTCTGCGCGGAAACGACATCGACACGGACCGCATCATTCCGGCCCGCTTCCTCAAATGCGTGACGTTCGACGGCCTTGGAGAGAACGCTTTTGCCGACGATATCGCTGGCCTCGAAGCTCAGGGCAAGGTTCATCCGTTCCGTGACCCGAAGTATGCGAAGGGCACCGTCCTCGTTTCGAACCGTAACTTTGGCTGTGGTTCGAGCCGTGAACATGCTCCGCAGGCTTTGAAACGCTGGGGCGTTCGTGCGATCATTGCGGAAAGCTATTCCGAAATCTTCTTCGGCAATTGCGTCGCTATCGGCGTGCCGTGCTTCCGTGTTTCTCACGATGTGGCAGACAAGATTCTCACCTGGATTGAAGAACATCCGTCGGAAGAACTTGTGACGAGCACTCAGGACCGTACCCTGACGATGGGCGGGGAAGTCATTCCTCTCGAACTCGCCGACGGTCCGCGTGGCCAGTTCCTCGATGGTTCTTGGCACGCTCGCGCTGTCCTCATGTCCCATGCGGATGACGTGGAAAAGCTTGCGGGCAAACTTCCGTACATGAAGTTTCTCGCTCGTTAA
- a CDS encoding fibrobacter succinogenes major paralogous domain-containing protein, producing the protein MNFKKLLIGAFALSAMLAACVDDSTSAKDTDQSDELVETFDDLPVCSDNREGATAYVKDEKNAYMCVDGDWVPEEENTSSSIASSSSSSRNDSLSSSVITSSSSEVMQSSSSEKTGKSSSSVDDASSRFEFGCKTETEDNCEYGELIDDRDGQTYKTVTIGTQTWMAENLNYEAANSYCYKDNASNCTKYGRLYTWAAATDSAGVWGENGKGCGYAKHCTTAYPVRGVCPEGWHLPTKNEWNTLSTAVGGQTTPGKVLKSTSGWYTDDVYHGNGTDAFSFSALPAGYRIYTGLYDLAGYYAYFWSSTARDSRNAYNVYLYYNHDYMALDYSDKRRGFSVRCVKD; encoded by the coding sequence ATGAATTTCAAGAAATTACTCATCGGTGCTTTCGCCCTGTCTGCGATGCTTGCCGCCTGTGTGGATGACAGTACTTCTGCTAAGGATACGGACCAGTCCGACGAGCTCGTCGAAACATTTGACGACTTGCCGGTTTGTTCCGACAATCGCGAGGGTGCGACTGCCTACGTGAAGGACGAAAAGAACGCCTACATGTGCGTAGACGGTGACTGGGTTCCGGAGGAAGAAAACACCAGCTCTTCAATTGCTTCGTCCTCTTCAAGTTCTCGCAATGACAGCTTGTCTTCGAGTGTTATAACGAGTTCCTCGAGCGAGGTGATGCAATCCAGTTCGAGCGAAAAGACTGGAAAATCTAGCAGTAGTGTGGATGATGCTTCGTCTAGGTTTGAATTTGGATGTAAAACGGAAACAGAAGATAATTGTGAGTATGGAGAGTTGATTGATGACCGCGACGGCCAGACGTACAAGACGGTGACCATCGGCACGCAGACCTGGATGGCGGAAAACCTCAATTACGAAGCGGCAAATTCCTACTGCTACAAAGACAATGCTTCCAACTGTACCAAGTACGGCCGTCTTTACACATGGGCTGCTGCCACAGATAGTGCAGGCGTATGGGGCGAGAACGGCAAGGGCTGCGGATATGCCAAACATTGCACGACGGCCTACCCGGTGCGTGGCGTTTGTCCTGAGGGCTGGCACCTGCCGACTAAAAACGAGTGGAACACTTTGTCTACAGCCGTTGGCGGACAAACGACTCCCGGCAAGGTTCTCAAGTCCACGTCCGGGTGGTATACCGACGACGTCTACCATGGCAATGGAACGGATGCGTTCTCGTTCTCGGCGTTGCCTGCCGGCTACAGGATCTACACTGGGCTCTACGACCTCGCGGGCTACTACGCGTACTTCTGGAGTTCTACTGCGCGCGATAGCCGCAACGCGTACAACGTGTACTTGTACTACAACCACGACTATATGGCCCTGGACTATAGCGATAAACGCCGCGGTTTTAGCGTTCGTTGCGTAAAGGATTAG
- a CDS encoding fibrobacter succinogenes major paralogous domain-containing protein gives MKKFLVTMGLVAFAFVGCDDSSSASVGPNDEPGIESSSSSSGKVTEPAEVTSSSSEKAKQSNSSSSVDTISSSSLQGDKNFSSSSVASSSNSAGNVITYGTMTDSRDGQIYKTVTIGTQTWMAENLNYAYTGVPYNYRGYTSDSTSWCYEDAPANCTKYGRLYTWAAAMDSVGEWSTNGRGCGYGSTCSPTLPVRGVCPKGWHLPRRSEWEALFTTVGGSSTAGKKLKSLTGWYNSSNGTDAYSFAALPAGLRDGYGHYEDEGYYAFFWSSTERNGYFAYSMALYYVNDNAFLYTYDYDNSNGFSVRCVED, from the coding sequence ATGAAAAAGTTTCTTGTTACGATGGGTTTGGTGGCATTTGCCTTTGTCGGGTGTGACGACAGCTCATCGGCCTCGGTTGGGCCGAATGACGAACCGGGGATTGAATCGTCTTCTTCGAGTAGCGGCAAGGTCACTGAACCAGCCGAAGTGACTTCGTCGAGCAGTGAAAAGGCGAAACAGTCTAATTCTAGCAGTTCCGTGGACACTATCAGCTCTTCGAGCCTCCAGGGTGACAAAAACTTCTCGTCGTCTTCGGTTGCATCCAGCAGTAACTCTGCGGGCAATGTAATCACCTACGGCACCATGACCGACAGCCGCGATGGACAAATTTACAAGACCGTCACCATCGGTACGCAGACCTGGATGGCCGAGAACCTGAACTACGCCTACACCGGTGTTCCCTATAACTATAGGGGCTATACATCTGATTCCACTAGCTGGTGCTATGAAGATGCCCCTGCCAACTGCACCAAGTACGGCCGCCTTTATACATGGGCCGCTGCCATGGATAGCGTGGGCGAATGGAGCACGAACGGCAGGGGCTGCGGATACGGTTCGACATGCTCGCCGACCTTGCCAGTCCGCGGTGTGTGCCCCAAGGGCTGGCACCTGCCGCGCCGATCGGAATGGGAAGCCTTGTTCACGACCGTGGGTGGCTCCTCAACAGCAGGTAAAAAGCTCAAGTCCCTGACCGGTTGGTACAATAGCAGTAACGGCACGGACGCCTACTCGTTTGCGGCGTTGCCTGCCGGCCTCAGGGACGGCTACGGCCATTACGAAGACGAGGGCTACTACGCGTTCTTCTGGAGTTCCACGGAGCGCAATGGCTACTTCGCGTACAGCATGGCCCTGTACTACGTCAACGACAATGCGTTCCTGTACACCTACGACTACGACAATAGCAACGGGTTTTCAGTTCGTTGCGTAGAGGACTAG